DNA from Pseudomonas putida:
TGCCGAAGGCATACGGCCCAGCAGTGCGGATACTTCAGTACCGGCCAGGGTGTAACGATAGATGTTGTCGACGAACAGCAGAACGTCGTTACCTTCGTCACGGAACTTCTCAGCCATGGTCAGGCCGGTCAGCGCTACGCGCAGACGGTTTCCTGGTGGCTCGTTCATCTGACCGTAGACCAGCGCTACTTTGTCGAGAACGTTGGAGTCCTTCATCTCGTGGTAGAAGTCGTTACCCTCACGAGTACGCTCACCCACACCAGCGAACACGGAGTAACCGCTGTGTTCCATGGCGATGTTACGGATCAGTTCCATCATGTTTACGGTCTTGCCGACACCGGCACCACCGAACAGACCAACTTTACCACCCTTGGCGAACGGGCAAACCAGGTCGATAACCTTGATGCCGGTTTCCAGCAGGTCGTTGCCACCTGCCTGGTCAGCGAACGAAGGCGCTGGCTGGTGGATACCGCGACGCTCTTCTTCGCCGATCGGGCCGGCTTCGTCGATCGGGTTGCCCAGTACGTCCATGATACGGCCCAGAGTGGCCTTACCAACTGGAACGGAAATGGCAGCGCCGGTGTCGACGACATCCAGACCACGCTTCAGGCCTTCGGTCGAGCCCATCGCAATGGTACGAACCACGCCGTCGCCCAGCTGCTGCTGAACTTCCAGGGTGGTTTCCGCGCCTTGTACTTTCAGCGCGTTGTATACACTCGGCACGACGTCACGTGGGAATTCCACGTCGATGACGGCGCCGATGATTTGAACGATACGTCCGCTACTCATAGCTGGATCCTCTGAATATGTGAACCGTTAAACCGCGGCAGCGCCGCCGACGATTTCCGAGATCTCCTGGGTGATCGCAGCCTGACGCGCCTTGTTGTAGATCAACTGAAGCTCTTTGATCAAATCACCGGCGTTGTCTGTGGCGTTCTTCATGGCGATCATCCGGGCCGCTTGTTCAGCAGCGTTGTTCTCGACCACCGCCTGGTACACCTGCGACTCCACGTAACGCACCATCAAGCCGTCCAGCAGCTCTTTTGCGTCGGGTTCGTACAAGTAATCCCAGTGATGCTTGAGATCCTGATCCGGGGTTGCCACCAACGGTACCAATTGCTCGACCGTTGGCTTCTGGGTCATGGTGTTGATGAACTTGTTCGAAACCACCGAGAGGCGATCGATACGGCCGTCGAGGTAGGCGTCCAGCATCACTTTGACGGAGCCGATCAAATCGTTGATCGATGGCTCTTCGCCCAGGTGGCTGATCGCGGCTACGACGTTACCGCCAAAGATGCGGAAGAAAGTCGCACCCTTGCTGCCGATCACGCACAGGTCGATTTCCACGCCCTGTTCGCGGTTTTCGTTCATGTCCTTGACCAGGGCCTTGAACAGGTTGGTATTCAAGCCACCGCACAGACCACGGTCACTGCTCACCACGATATAACCGGCGCGCTTTACAGGGCGCTCGATCATGAACGGGTGACGGTATTCCGGGTTGGCGTTGGCCAGATGACCGATCACCTGGCGGATACGCTCCGCGTAAGGACGGCTAGCAGCCATGCGCAGTTGTGCCCTGCGCATCTTGCTGACCGCCACTTTCTCCATGGCGCTGGTAATTTTTTGCGTGCTTTTGATGCTCGCAATCTTACTGCGAATCTCTTTTGCGCCTGCCATGTATCACCTATCAGGTTAGCAAGCGGGGGCCAGAGCCCCCGCTGCGGCTTACCAGGTCTGGGTGGCCTTGAACTTCTCGATACCGGCTTTCAGGCCTGCGTCGATTTCGTCGTTGAAGTCACCCTTCACGTTGATCTTCGCCATCAGTTCAGCGTGATCACGGTTGAAGAAGGCGATCAGTGCTTGCTCGAAGCTGCCGATCTTGGAGACTTCTACGTCGGTCAGGAAGCCACGCTCAGCGGCGTACAGCGACAGAGCCATGTCCGCGATGGACATCGGCGCGTACTGCTTCTGCTTCATCAGCTCGGTTACGCGCTGACCATGCTCCAGCTGCTTGCGGGTCGCTTCGTCCAGATCGGAAGCGAACTGGGCGAATGCAGCCAGTTCACGGTACTGAGCCAGTGCGGTACGAATACCACCGGACAGCTTCTTGATGATCTTGGTCTGAGCGGCACCACCTACACGGGATACCGAAACACCGGCGTTCACTGCAGGGCGGATGCCCGAGTTGAACATGGCCGATTCCAGGAAGATCTGACCGTCGGTGATGGAAATCACGTTGGTCGGAACGAACGCGGAAACGTCGCCAGCCTGGGTTTCGATGATCGGCAGAGCGGTCAGGGAACCGGTTTTGCCAGTCACAGCGCCGTTGGTGAACTTCTCGACGTATTCTTCCGAAACGCGCGATGCACGCTCCAGCAGACGGGAGTGGAGATAGAACACGTCGCCTGGGTACGCTTCACGTCCTGGTGGACGGCGCAGCAGCAGGGAGATCTGACGGTAGGCAACGGCCTGCTTGGACAGGTCATCGTAAACGATCAGGGCATCTTCACCGCGGTCACGGAAGAACTCGCCCATGGTGCAACCGGCGTATGGCGCCAGGAATTGCAGTGCGGCGGATTCCGAAGCACTGGCAACTACCACGATGGTGTTGGCCAGGGCGCCGTTTTCTTCCAGTTTGCGAACGATGTTGGCAACGGTGGAACGCTTCTGGCCGACAGCAACATAAACACAGAAAATACCGGAGTCTTTCTGGTTGATGATGGCGTCGATGGCCATGGCGGTCTTGCCGATCTGACGGTCGCCAATGATCAGCTCACGCTGGCCACGGCCGACTGGGATCATGGCGTCGACGGATTTGTAGCCAGTCTGTACAGGCTGGTCTACCGACTTACGCCAGATCACGCCTGGAGCAACTTTTTCGACCGCGTCGGTCTGGGTGTTGCCCAGAGGACCTTTGCCGTCGATCGGGTTGCCCAGTGCGTCGACGACGCGACCCAGCAGTTCCTTACCAACCGGAACTTCCAGGATGCGGCCGGTGCACTTGGCGCTCATGCCTTCGGCGAGGGTGTCGTATGCACCCAGGATCACTGCACCTACGGAGTCTTGCTCCAGGTTCAGGGCCATGCCGTAGACGCCGCCCGGGAACTCGATCATTTCGCCGTACATGACGTCGGCCAGACCGTGGATCCGCACGATACCGTCGGAAACCGAAACAACGGTACCTTCGTTACGGGCTTGGGAGCTCACATCGAGGTTGTCGATGCGGCCCTTGATGATTTCACTAATTTCGGAAGGATTGAGTTGCTGCATTGCTCTGCTGCCCCTTCAAACTCAAGATTTCAATGCTTCGGCCAGTTTCGCGATCTTGCCGCGAACAGAGCCATCGATTACCAGGTCACCAGCGCGGATGACGACGCCGCCAATCAGGCTGGCATCCTCCGACGCGTGCAGGCGCACTTCCTGGCCTAACCGTGCACTGAGAACCTTGGCGAGTTTGTCTTGCTGTTCTTGGTTCAACGCGAAGGCACTGGTGACTTCCACGTCCACGGATTTCTCTTGCTCGGCCTTGTACAGGTCGAACAGAGCGGCAATCTCCGGCAGAAGCAGGAGACGGTCGTTTTCCGCGGCAACATGAATGAAATTCTGTGCCTGTGCATTGAACTTGTCACCGCACACGTCAATGAACGTGGCGGCCTTTTCTGCGCTCGTCAGTCGCGGGGCCTTGAGCAGGCGCTGCATGGTGTCGTCTTGCGACACCGCAGCAGCCAGGCCGAGCATGGCTGACCAATTGGCCAGTTGCTGATGGGCCTGGGCATGCTCAAAGGCAGCCTTAGCGTAAGGTCGGGCCAACGTGGTCAGTTCTGCCATGATCGCCCTCGCTTAAATTTCAGCGGCCAGTTTGTTAACCAGCTCCGCATGCGCGTTTTGATCGATTGTGGCGCCAAGGATCTTTTCAGCACCACCAACAGCCAGAGCACCCACTTGGGCACGCAGGGCGTCTTTAGCGCTGTTCAGTTCCTGTTCGATCTCGGCCAGAGCCTGAGCCTTCACACGGTCAGCTTCGACGCGGGCCTGGTCACGGGCTTCCTCGACAAGCTGAGCAGCGCGCTTCTTGCTTTGCTCAATGATTTCGGCTGCCTGTGCTTTAGCTTCACGCAGTTGCTGACCCGCTTTCTCTTGGGCCAGCTCCAGGTCGCGAGCTGCGCGGTTGGCAGCGTCCAAGCCGTCGGCAATCTTCTTTTGGCGCTCTTGCAGGGCAGTGATGACCGGAGGCCATACATACTTCATGCAGAAGAGTACAAAAATCAGAAAAGCAACGGATTGGCCAATCAGGGTTGCATTAATGTTCACGCCAACACCTCGCTCGGTCTTTATTCATACAGCCATCAACTCGTGGTGACGAGTGATTAGCCGGCGATCTGACCAACGAACGGATTCGCGAAGGTGAAGAACAGAGCGATACCAACACCGATCATGGTTACGGCGTCGAGCAGACCGGCAACGATGAACATTTTGACCTGCAGCATCGGAACCATTTCTGGCTGACGAGCAGCGCCTTCCAGGAATTTGCCGCCCAGCAGGCCGAAACCAATGGCGGTACCCAGAGCACCCAGGCCGATCAGCAGAGCAACAGCGATAGCGGTCAGACCAACTACAGTTTCCATCTTTCCTCCCGACTTTTACGTCGTATTGGTTAGGTTTTTAGTTTGAAGCGGTAAAACAAATCGTTTGGTACAGCATGCCCTTGCGGACTTTTTAAGCCCTCCCCCCAAACAGGCGGGGAAGGCTATCAGACACGCCAGGCGGTCTTAATGGTTATCTTCGTGGGCCATCGACAGGTAGACGATGGTCAGCATCATGAAGATGAAAGCTTGCAGGGTGATGATCAGGATGTGGAACACAGCCCACGCCCATTGCAGCACCACACCCAGGCCGCTGAGCCACAGCAGGCCGGAGCCGAACATTACAGCGATCAGGATGAACACCAGCTCGCCGGCATACATGTTGCCGAACAGACGCAGTGCCAGCGAGATCGGCTTGGCGATCAGGGTGACGAATTCCAGCAGGAAGTTGACCGGAATCAGCAGGATCTGCACGAAGATGTTCTTGCTGCCGAACGGGTGCAGGGTCAGCTCACCGATGAAGCCGCCCAGGCCCTTGACCTTGATGCTGTAGAAGATGATCAGGGCGAACACGCAGAAGGCCATGGCCAGGGTCGCGTTCGGGTCGGTGGTCGACACGGCGCGGAACGGAATGTGCGGGTCACCGGAGATCAGGATGGCCAGCTGAGGAATCCAGTCGACCGGTACCAGGTCGACGGCGTTCATCAGGAATACCCAGACGAAAATGGTCAGCGCCAGCGGTGCAATCACCGGGCTACGGCCGTGGAAGGAGTCCTTCACGCTGCCGTTGACGAAGTCCACCATCACTTCAACGAAGTTCTGCAGGCCGCCAGGCTGGCCGGAAGTCGCCTTCTTGGCCGCCATGCGGAAGATGAACAGGAAGATCAGACCCAGCGCGACGGACCAACCCAGGGTGTCCAGGTGGAACGCCCAGAAGCCCATTGCCTTGGCTTCTGCAGCCGAATGGGCGAAGCCCCAGCTGCCGTCTGGTAGTTGACCGTAGGTCAGGTTCTGCAAGTGGTGCTGGATATAGCCCGAAGCGGTTTCTGCTGCCATGGTTGCCTCAAACGCCCTAAGGTCTCGAAAGTCTTTTATTCATCAGCAGGGGCGCGAACCAGCTGACCAAAAGGGTCAACACGAAGACGCCGAATACTGCTAACGGCGCCAGTGGCTTCACTCCTGCGAAGGTCAGTGCAAAAAGCACTGCCGTCAAAATCATCTTGCCTGCCTCGCCAGCGTAAAACGACTTGACGATGGCTTGTGCCGCCCGAGCCCCGCTGAAGCGAAAAGCCTTCCAGGCGAAATACACATTGGGCAGCCAGGCAATCAAACCTCCGCAAAGGCCTGAATATCCACTGACCGCCCCTTTCCACTGCCACAACACCAAGGTTGCCAGCAGCAGTACGACGAATTGAGCCAGCAGTACCGGAAAAACCGCCCAGCGATGGAAAGGCAGGCGGTTTGGCGTGCGGATTTCCATCACAACTGCTCCTCGGAAGTCGACCAACAAGTCAGTTATGACTTGGCATAATTTGTGCCGACAAAATGCGCGCAGAGTATAGGGGTGGATTAACCCCTATTCAACTCTTCGGTAGTGATTTCCGACTGCGCGCTACAACAGCAATTGTTTCAGCGGATGTGAGCAAGCACGCCTTGCAACTCGTCAAGCGAGTTGTAGCGAATAACCAATTGGCCTTTTCCCTTGTTGCCATGACGGATCTGCACGGCGGAGCCCAGGCGCTCTGCGAGCCGCTGTTCAAGGCGTGCGATATCCGGATCAGGTTTGCTCTGTTCGACCGGATCAGGTTTGTCGCTGAGCCATTGGCGAACCAATGCCTCGGTTTGGCGCACGGTGAGGCCACGTGCGACAACATGACGCGCCCCCTCCTCCTGACGGCTTTCGTCCAGACCGAGCAATGCACGGGCATGGCCCATCTCCAGATCGCCATGGGCGAGCATGGTCTTGATCGCTTCGGGCAAGGTAATCAGGCGCAGCAAGTTGGCCACGGTTACCCGCGATTTGCCAACGGCGTCAGCTACCTGTTGCTGGGTGAGCTCGAATTCCTGCTGCAGACGCTGCAGGGCCATGGCCTCTTCCAGCGGGTTGAGGTCTTCGCGCTGGATGTTCTCGATCAGCGCCATGGCGATGGCGGCTTCGTCCGGCACTTCGCGGACCATGGCCGGGATCGTGTCCAGGCCGGCCTGCTGGGTGGCGCGCCAACGGCGCTCGCCGGCGATGATCTCGTAACGGTTGTCGCCGATCGGGCGGACCACGATCGGCTGCATCACGCCATGAGTGCGAATCGAGTGCGCAAGCTCTTCCAGCGCCTCCGGGTCCATGTCCCGGCGTGGCTGGTACTTGCCACGCTGGATCAACTCGACCGGCAGGTGTTGCAGTTCTTTCTGGTCGATCTTCACAGCCTGCTCTTCGAGCGCGCTGACGGAAGGACCACTGAGCAGTGCATCCAACCCACGTCCGAGACCCCGTTTCTTGACGGCCATACGGATTCCTTAAGTTGTTTGTGCAGTGCGTGATTGACGGCGTTGACGGCGAACCAGTTCCCCAGCAAGGGCCAGATACGCCAGCGCGCCGCGCGATTGCTTGTCGTAAGCCAGGGCGGGCATGCCGAAGCTGGGGGCCTCGGCCAGGCGAATGTTGCGCGGAATGACCGTGTCGTACAGCTGCGGGCCAAAATGCTCTTTCAGCTGCGCCGAAACATCGTTGTTCAGGCTAAGGCGCGGATCGTACATGGTCCGCAGCAGGCCCTCGATCTTCAGCTCCGGGTTCAACCGGGCGGCGATGCGCTTGATGTTATCCACAAGGTCGCTGAGACCTTCCAGTGCGTAGTACTCGCACTGCATGGGGATAATCACGCCATCGGACGCGACCAGGGCGTTGAGCGTGAGCATCGATAGCGACGGCGGGCAGTCGATGAGGATGTAGTCATAGTTCTCACGGATGGGTGCCAGAGCGTTGCGCAGGCGGCTCTCCTTGACCTGCATTTCCAGCAGCACCACTTCGGCGGCGGTCAGGTCGCGGTTGGCCGGCAGCAGCTGGAAGCCTCCGTGTTCGGAGTAATGCATGGCCTGGGCCAGGTCGCATTCCCCGATGAGCAGGTCGTAGACCGAGTGCTCGAGCTCGTGCTTGTCCACGCCGCTGCCCATGGTGGCGTTGCCTTGCGGATCGAGGTCGATCAGCAGCACACGACGCTTGGTCGCGGCCAGCGAGGCGGCGAGATTGATACAGGTGGTGGTCTTGCCTACACCACCTTTCTGGTTCGCGATTGCGAATACCTTAGCCATTGATGCGCGTGTTCCCAGTCATGCCTTGCGGCGCAGTATCAGCAGATGGCGCTGGCCCTGGCAACCCGGAACGGTCAGGGCCTGTTCGCTTTCCACTGTGAAGTCTGCGGGCAATGCTACCAGTTCATCGGCAGGATGCAGCCCCTTCATTGCAAGCCATTGCGTCCCGGTGTCGCCCAAGTGGCGGGTCCAGTTGGTGAAGTTCTCCATGCTGCTGAAGGCGCGGGAGATGATTCCGTCGAACGGTTGTGCCGGCTGGAAGGCTTCCACTCGGCTGTGGATAACCGTGAGGTTGTCCAGCTTCAACTCCATTTTCACCTGGGTCAGGAAGCGCGTCTTCTTGCCATTGGCGTCCAGCACGGTCACCCGCTTGTGCGGATGCAGGATAGCCAACGGGATGCCAGGCATGCCACCGCCACTGCCGACGTCCAGCCAATTGTCACGCTCGTTGTGGATAAACGACATGACGCTGAGGCTGTCCAGCAGGTGACGCGACACCATCTCATCCGGGTCGCGCACGGCGGTGAGGTTGTAGGCTTTGTTCCATTTGATCAGCAGGGCCAGGTAGCCGAGCAGCTTTTCGTGATGCTCTGCGCTCAGCTCGACTCCGAGCTGCCGTGCACCTGTGGACAACTCTTCAGCGTGTTGCGGGGTGACCAGGGAACTCAAGCGCTTTGCTCCAATTCGCGGCCAGCGCCGCGTTTTTTCAAGTGAATCAGCAACAGGGAAATCGCCGCCGGGGTCACGCCCGGGATGCGCGAAGCCTGGCCCAGGGTTTCTGGGCGGGTTTGTCCCAGTTTGCCCTGGATCTCCTTGGACAGGCCGGAAATGGTCGAGTAGTCGATATCCACAGGCAGGCGCGTGTCTTCGCTGGCGCGCAGACGGGCGATCTCATCTTGCTGGCGGTCGATGTAGCCGGCGTACTTGGTACGGATTTCGACCTGCTCGGCGACCTGTGGATCGATTGCTTCACCGCCAGTCGCCTCGATCAGGCCAGCGTAGTCGATTTCTGGGCGAGCGAGCAGGTTGAGCAGGCTGTATTCGTGGCTGAGCGGGGTACCGAACTTATCCACAATGGCCTGGCCTTGCTCGGTGTTCGGGCGTACCCAGGTCGACTTCAGGCGCTGTTCCTCACGCTCGATGCCGTCGCGCTTGGCGCAGAAAGCAGCCCAACGCTGGTCATCGATCAGGCCCAGCTCGCGACCTTTTTCGGTCAAGCGCAAGTCGGCGTTGTCTTCGCGCAGGATCAGGCGGTACTCGGCACGCGAGGTGAACATGCGGTACGGCTCCTGGGTACCCAGGGTAATCAGGTCGTCGACCAGTACACCGATGTACGCCTCGTCGCGGCGCGGGCACCAGCTGTCGCGGCCCTGCGCACGCAGTGCGGCGTTGGTACCGGCCAGCAGGCCTTGGGCACCGGCTTCTTCGTAACCGGTGGTGCCGTTGATCTGCCCGGCGAAGAACAGGCCGCCGATGACTTTGGTCTCAAGGCTGTACTTCAGGTCACGCGGGTCGAAGTAGTCGTACTCGATGGCATAGCCAGGGCGCACGATGTGGGCGTTTTCCATACCGCGGATCGAACGCACCAGCTCCAGTTGCACGTCGAACGGCAGCGACGTGGAAATACCGTTGGGGTACAGCTCATGGGTGGTCAGGCCTTCCGGCTCGATGAACACCTGGTGGCTGTCCTTGTCGGCGAAGCGGTGAATCTTGTCTTCGATCGATGGGCAATAACGCGGGCCGACACCTTCGATCACACCCGAGTACATCGGCGAACGGTCGAGGTTCGAGGCGATGATCTCGTGGGTGCGTGCATTGGTGTGGGTAATCCAGCAGCTCACCTGACGGGGATGCATTTCGGCATTGCCCATGAACGACATCACCGGGATCGGTGTATCGCCTGGCTGCTCGGTCATCACCGAGAAGTCCACCGAGCGGCCGTCTATGCGTGGCGGGGTCCCGGTTTTCAGGCGGCCTACACGCAGCGGCAGTTCACGCATGCGGTGGGCCAAGGCGATCGAGGGTGGATCGCCGGCACGGCCGCCGGAATGGTTTTGCAGACCAATGTGGATAAGGCCGCCGAGGAAGGTACCGGTCGTCAATACCACCGATTCGGCGAAGAAACGCAGACCCATCTGGGTCACCACACCTTTGACCTGATCCTGCTCGACGATCAGGTCGTCGCAGGACTGCTGGAATATCCACAGGTTCGGCTGGTTTTCAAGGATTTCACGCACCACCGCCTTGTAGATGGCGCGGTCGGCCTGTGCACGGGTGGCGCGTACGGCCGGGCCCTTGCGGTTGTTCAAAACGCGGAACTGGATGCCGCTCTTGTCGGTGGCCAGCGCCATGGCGCCGCCTAGGGCATCGATCTCTTTGACCAGATGGCTTTTGCCAATACCGCCGATGGCGGGGTTGCAGCTCATGTGACCGAGGGTTTCCACGTTATGGGTCAACAGCAGGGTTTTCACACCCATGCGTGCAGACGCAAGCGCAGCCTCGGTACCGGCATGGCCGCCGCCGATGACGATCACTTCAAAACGGGAAGGGAAATCCACCACGCACCTCGTGCCTGTTTTTGCGAATAGAAAAGGTAAGCCGACAAGTATAGGGACTTCACACCCTTTAAAGAAACCGTCTGAGCAAATTTTGACCAGTCTGTGGATGAGTGGCGCACAACAGAAATCAACAAGAAGAAATTTATAAAAGCTTTGTTTTTATGTTTATTCTTATGCACAAGGATATCTGTGGATAAATCCTCGTAGACTAGGAATGACGCTGTGTAGAGGAAAATTAAACCCTGTGTCTGGAGTGCCATGAGGGCTTTGGATAACGTCATTTAGCCTGTGGATTAAATGACGTTTTACCCACAGGCGGTTTTGCCCTCAGAAAAAAAGCCTGCTTATCAACTGAGCTGAAGGCGGGTTTTCCACAGGGCTCCTGAGTACGGTTTTCAGACAGGTCCGCTTGCACTGGTGCTCGGGACACCGGACTACAGTCATCTCGTGCAACGAATTTCAGGCAAAAAAAAGCCGCTCCCGAAGAAGCGGCGCTTGGCCTTGCCTGGCTGTGGATTACTTGCCGATGCAGAAGCTGGAGAAAATCCGCCCAGCAGGTCATCCGAGCTGAATGCCCCGGTAATTTCCCCCAGGGCATGCTGTGCCTGGCGTAAGTCTTCAGCCAGGAGCTCTCCTGCGCCCGCCAAGGTCAATTGGGCACGGCCGTGCTCCAGATGCTCGCTAGCCTGGCGCAAGGCATCCAGGTGGCGCCGGCGGGCACTGAAGCCACTCTCTGCAGTCTGTTCGTAACCCATACAGGCCTTGAGATGGTCGCGCAGCAGTTGCAACCCCGTGTCGTCGCCCTTGGCGCTGAGGGTAATGGTCACATGGCCGTCATCGCACTGCTCCAGCCCTACGTGCTCACCACTCAGATCAGCCTTGTTACGAATCAGCGTGACCTTGGCCGGGTCTGGCCGCTGGTCGAGAAACTCGGGCCACAGCGCGAATGGGTCGCTTGCTTCGGGCGCGGTGGAGTCGACCACCAGCAGCACACGATCAGCCTCGCCAATGGCCTTCAGGGCGCGTTCCACACCGATTTTCTCCACATGGTCATCGGTATCACGCAAACCGGCGGTATCGACCACATGCAGCGGCATACCGTCGATGTGGATATGTTCACGCAGGATGTCCCGTGTGGTGCCGGCGATATCGGTGACGATGGCTGCTTCCCGACCGGCCAGCTGGTTCAGCAAGCTTGATTTTCCAGCATTGGGCCGGCCGGCGATAACCACAGTCATACCGTCACGCAGCAATGCCCCCTGCCCGGCCTCACGCTGCACGGTGGATAACTCGCCGCGCACAGCATCGAGCATCGACAGTACGTGGCCATCGGCGAGAAAGTCGATTTCCTCCTCAGGGAAGTCGATCGCCGCCTCGACGTAGATGCGCAGGGCAATCAAGGCCTCGGTCAGGCTGTGCACACGCTTGGAGAATTCCCCCTGCAGCGAGCGCAGGGCATTGCGCGCCGCCTGGCTGGAACTGGCCTCGATCAGATCGGCGATGGCTTCTGCCTGAGCCAGGTCGAGCTTGTCGTTGAGGAACGCGCGCTCGCTGAATTCACCCGGCCGGGCGAGCCGGCACCCCACTTGTACACAGCGCTGCAGCAGCATGTCGAGGACCACTGGGCCGCCATGGCCCTGCAGTTCGAGCACGTCCTCACCCGTGAACGAATTCGGCCCAGGGAAGAACAGCGCTATCCCTTCGTCCAGCACAAGCCCGTCATCGTCGCGGAACGGGCCGTAATGGGCATGCCGCGGGGTCAGCGTGCGACCGGTGATCAACTGGCCTGCCTTGCCAGCCAAGGGGCCGGACAGCCTGACAATACCTACACCACCGCGGCCTTGGGCGGTGGCGATGGCGGCGATGGTTTCACGCACAGTGTTCATGCTCGAAAGCCTCTACGACAAATACGACAGATAGCAAAAACGCCCCACTAGGGGGCGTTTTTTATTCACAGGCTAGCGTACTAGCCCGTCAAGCAGCAGCTTTTTTGGTAGCTGCTTCGATACGGCGAGTGATGTACCACTGCTGCGAAATCGACAGGCAGTTGTTCACAACCCAGTACAGCACCAGACCGGCCGGGAACCACAGGAAGAAGAAGGTGAAGATGATCGGCATCATTTTCATCACCT
Protein-coding regions in this window:
- the atpD gene encoding F0F1 ATP synthase subunit beta, translating into MSSGRIVQIIGAVIDVEFPRDVVPSVYNALKVQGAETTLEVQQQLGDGVVRTIAMGSTEGLKRGLDVVDTGAAISVPVGKATLGRIMDVLGNPIDEAGPIGEEERRGIHQPAPSFADQAGGNDLLETGIKVIDLVCPFAKGGKVGLFGGAGVGKTVNMMELIRNIAMEHSGYSVFAGVGERTREGNDFYHEMKDSNVLDKVALVYGQMNEPPGNRLRVALTGLTMAEKFRDEGNDVLLFVDNIYRYTLAGTEVSALLGRMPSAVGYQPTLAEEMGVLQERITSTKEGSITSVQAVYVPADDLTDPSPATTFAHLDATVVLSRDIASLGIYPAVDPLDSTSRQLDPNVIGNEHYDTARGVQYVLQRYKELKDIIAILGMDELSEDDKQLVARARKIQRFLSQPFFVAEVFTGSPGKYVSLKDTIAGFSGILKGDYDHLPEQAFYMVGSIDEAIEKAKKL
- the atpG gene encoding F0F1 ATP synthase subunit gamma yields the protein MAGAKEIRSKIASIKSTQKITSAMEKVAVSKMRRAQLRMAASRPYAERIRQVIGHLANANPEYRHPFMIERPVKRAGYIVVSSDRGLCGGLNTNLFKALVKDMNENREQGVEIDLCVIGSKGATFFRIFGGNVVAAISHLGEEPSINDLIGSVKVMLDAYLDGRIDRLSVVSNKFINTMTQKPTVEQLVPLVATPDQDLKHHWDYLYEPDAKELLDGLMVRYVESQVYQAVVENNAAEQAARMIAMKNATDNAGDLIKELQLIYNKARQAAITQEISEIVGGAAAV
- the atpA gene encoding F0F1 ATP synthase subunit alpha, with protein sequence MQQLNPSEISEIIKGRIDNLDVSSQARNEGTVVSVSDGIVRIHGLADVMYGEMIEFPGGVYGMALNLEQDSVGAVILGAYDTLAEGMSAKCTGRILEVPVGKELLGRVVDALGNPIDGKGPLGNTQTDAVEKVAPGVIWRKSVDQPVQTGYKSVDAMIPVGRGQRELIIGDRQIGKTAMAIDAIINQKDSGIFCVYVAVGQKRSTVANIVRKLEENGALANTIVVVASASESAALQFLAPYAGCTMGEFFRDRGEDALIVYDDLSKQAVAYRQISLLLRRPPGREAYPGDVFYLHSRLLERASRVSEEYVEKFTNGAVTGKTGSLTALPIIETQAGDVSAFVPTNVISITDGQIFLESAMFNSGIRPAVNAGVSVSRVGGAAQTKIIKKLSGGIRTALAQYRELAAFAQFASDLDEATRKQLEHGQRVTELMKQKQYAPMSIADMALSLYAAERGFLTDVEVSKIGSFEQALIAFFNRDHAELMAKINVKGDFNDEIDAGLKAGIEKFKATQTW
- a CDS encoding F0F1 ATP synthase subunit delta produces the protein MAELTTLARPYAKAAFEHAQAHQQLANWSAMLGLAAAVSQDDTMQRLLKAPRLTSAEKAATFIDVCGDKFNAQAQNFIHVAAENDRLLLLPEIAALFDLYKAEQEKSVDVEVTSAFALNQEQQDKLAKVLSARLGQEVRLHASEDASLIGGVVIRAGDLVIDGSVRGKIAKLAEALKS
- a CDS encoding F0F1 ATP synthase subunit B, whose translation is MNINATLIGQSVAFLIFVLFCMKYVWPPVITALQERQKKIADGLDAANRAARDLELAQEKAGQQLREAKAQAAEIIEQSKKRAAQLVEEARDQARVEADRVKAQALAEIEQELNSAKDALRAQVGALAVGGAEKILGATIDQNAHAELVNKLAAEI
- the atpE gene encoding F0F1 ATP synthase subunit C, which gives rise to METVVGLTAIAVALLIGLGALGTAIGFGLLGGKFLEGAARQPEMVPMLQVKMFIVAGLLDAVTMIGVGIALFFTFANPFVGQIAG
- the atpB gene encoding F0F1 ATP synthase subunit A produces the protein MAAETASGYIQHHLQNLTYGQLPDGSWGFAHSAAEAKAMGFWAFHLDTLGWSVALGLIFLFIFRMAAKKATSGQPGGLQNFVEVMVDFVNGSVKDSFHGRSPVIAPLALTIFVWVFLMNAVDLVPVDWIPQLAILISGDPHIPFRAVSTTDPNATLAMAFCVFALIIFYSIKVKGLGGFIGELTLHPFGSKNIFVQILLIPVNFLLEFVTLIAKPISLALRLFGNMYAGELVFILIAVMFGSGLLWLSGLGVVLQWAWAVFHILIITLQAFIFMMLTIVYLSMAHEDNH
- a CDS encoding F0F1 ATP synthase subunit I; amino-acid sequence: MEIRTPNRLPFHRWAVFPVLLAQFVVLLLATLVLWQWKGAVSGYSGLCGGLIAWLPNVYFAWKAFRFSGARAAQAIVKSFYAGEAGKMILTAVLFALTFAGVKPLAPLAVFGVFVLTLLVSWFAPLLMNKRLSRP
- a CDS encoding ParB/RepB/Spo0J family partition protein, whose amino-acid sequence is MAVKKRGLGRGLDALLSGPSVSALEEQAVKIDQKELQHLPVELIQRGKYQPRRDMDPEALEELAHSIRTHGVMQPIVVRPIGDNRYEIIAGERRWRATQQAGLDTIPAMVREVPDEAAIAMALIENIQREDLNPLEEAMALQRLQQEFELTQQQVADAVGKSRVTVANLLRLITLPEAIKTMLAHGDLEMGHARALLGLDESRQEEGARHVVARGLTVRQTEALVRQWLSDKPDPVEQSKPDPDIARLEQRLAERLGSAVQIRHGNKGKGQLVIRYNSLDELQGVLAHIR
- a CDS encoding ParA family protein, encoding MAKVFAIANQKGGVGKTTTCINLAASLAATKRRVLLIDLDPQGNATMGSGVDKHELEHSVYDLLIGECDLAQAMHYSEHGGFQLLPANRDLTAAEVVLLEMQVKESRLRNALAPIRENYDYILIDCPPSLSMLTLNALVASDGVIIPMQCEYYALEGLSDLVDNIKRIAARLNPELKIEGLLRTMYDPRLSLNNDVSAQLKEHFGPQLYDTVIPRNIRLAEAPSFGMPALAYDKQSRGALAYLALAGELVRRQRRQSRTAQTT